CAGACGAACATGCGCAGCAAGTCTCAGCATAGTCTGATGCTTGGGATTAGAGAAACAACTGAACGCGGGAACGCTCTTCTGGTGGTAAATAGTTATAAATTCTTTGACGGATCAGTTCTGGCGTATAGCGACGGGAGAAATGAGTTAGAACGATATGTTCGCTCTCAATATCGGCTAACATCGAAGGTAACATCTCAAGGTGTAAATGCATCGTCTTCTTGGCACGGGTCCGATGTTCCGGTAGGATGAACGTGCATTCACAAATTAGCACTTTGCACTGCTTCAGCAACGGATGCGCATCAATCGGGATACTCCGTGTATCTCCAAGATACGCGACTAACGGCAATTGCACCTCCGTCGTGACCTCGACACCGGATCGTTTCAATTCCACGATGTCCGGTCCTGACAAATGTTGAAATTCCGGCTTCAACTTTTTCCGAACCTCACAAATCAGATAAGAGACAGCGGGGACACTATGGTTGCCGGGCAAGATGTGTGCCACTAAATTCTGCCGAAATGGGATTGCTTCACCTATCCGAACCGGCGTGATTTGATACGCCCAACCTCTGCCTGTATCCAAAGCGGAGATCCTATCGAGGATGTGCATCAGTTGTTTAGAACCTTTCCACGGAACATAGATATTCCCCGGCGGTATACCAGAAAGCCAACGTTGACTTATATAGATAGGCAATCCAAAATAGTGATCCAGATGGAAGTGCGAAATGAAGACGTTGCCGATCCCGATGAAATTCATCGGGCATCTGCCTAAATCGAAGACGAGGTCTAGCTCCTTTACGCGAACGTAAGTAGCAACGGCGGAACTCGATTTTCCTTCAAGTGTTAAATTACCACAGTGCAACAATGCCATATTGAATAGTTGTCAGTCGTCAGTTATCAGTTGTCAGAAGAATAGACATTAGTCATTAGTTATCGATTTTCAGTGACTTAGCGAAGAACAGATATCGATTCATCAGTTCCTCTGTTCTTGCCAAGCACTGGCAACTGACGACTGATAACCGATAACTAACTGTTCATGTCTTGTGAAAGGACAAAAAATGCGTATCGGAATTATTGGCGGCAGCGGTTTTTATCAGATGGAAGGCTTAACGGATATCGAAGAAATCGAGGTCGAAACCCCGTTCGGTAAACCCAGCGATGCTCTGATTCTGGGCAACCTTGATGGTAAGCCCGTTGTTTTCCTACCGCGGCACGGTGTTGGGCACCGATTACTGCCCTCTGATATTAATGTCCGTGCCAATATCTATGCTCTAAAAACGTTAGGTGTTGAGTGGCTTATTTCCGTCAGTGCAGTCGGGAGTCTACGACAAGATATTGAACCTCGCCATTTTGTTGTACCCGATCAACTCTACGACCACACCAAGGACCGAAAGTCTACCTTTTTCGGTGACGGTATCGCTGCACATGTCAGTCTTGCCCATCCTTTTTGCCCACAACTGAGTGCCCTTCTGTCTACAGCAGCTACAGAAGTCGGTACCATTGTTCATAACGGTGGCACTTACATTTGTATGGAAGGACCAGCGTTTTCAACACAGGCGGAGTCTGAACTTTATCGGCACTTCGGATTTGACATCATTGGTATGACCGCCGCGCCTGAAGCCAAACTCGCTCGCGAGGCTGAAATCTGTTACGCTGTCCTCGCATGTTCTACCGATTACGATTGTTGGCACCCCGAGCACGATAACGTGACAACCGAGATGATCCTTGATAATGTCCGTTTCAACGTTGAAACTTCCAAAAAAATCGTCCGAGCCGCTGTCGCCAAAATCCCAGAGGAAGAAGGGACCTGTGCCTATTCAAACGCACTCCAATACGCGCTCGCGACGCATCCAGATAAAATATCGGCTGCGAAGCGACACCAGTTAAAATTCCTCTTGGATAAGTACTTGGCGTAGTGTCTTGAAGATCCTATCTGCCTCGACCTCAGTTAGAATAAGCGGCGGTGCAATATAAATAATATTTTCCGGTTCTTCGACAGCGTGACCGATTTTTCCAACGATAACGCCTTTTTCACGGAGTTGTCCGACAATCAGGTTTGTCTTCGCTGTTGCGAGATGTGAACCGTCGGTTTCGATGAGTTCCACACCGATCATCAATCCTTTACCCCGCACATGACCAACAATAGGCAATTCGCACAATGTCTCTAACTTTGAGAGCAGATGGGTACCGACTTTTTCCGCATTTTCCCAGAGGCGTTCTTCTTGGAGAATCTTCAGGTTCGCGATCCCTGCAGCACACGCGACCGGATGTCCGCCATAAGTACAGACTTGCGCAAATTCCCGATTCTCATCGGTATCTCCGAGGAACGCGTTGAAAACTTTTGTTGAAGCCACACAGGCTCCGAGTGGTAAATACCCACTTGTCAACCCTTTTGCTAACGTGATGAGATCGGGTTGTACGTCCCAATGCTCGCACGCGAACATCTTGCCAGTTCGTCCGAATCCGGTGATCACTTCATCAAGTATGAGGAGTAAACCGTAATCGTCACAGATTTGTCGGAGTTTTGGGAGGTACTCGTCAGGGGGCACAATCGCACCGCCGCCACCGATGATTGGCTCGGCGATGATTGCAATCACCGTTTCGGGACCTTCCCCTTGAATGATCCGTTCAATGTCATCGGCGCAGGCAATACCACAGGTGGAAGCGTCTAAACCGATTGGACATCGGTAGCAGTAGGGCGGATGCGCGTGCGGAAACCCCGGAACAAGCGGTTCAAAAGCTTTTCGTCTTCGGGCTTGTCCTGTTGCCGACATCGCTCCATACGTAAACCCATGGTATCCACGATACCGACTGATAATTTTGTAGCGATTCTCACCCGGATAGGTCTGTCTGCCATATTGCCGCGCAATTTTAATCGCGGTTTCGTTCGCCTCCGAACCACTGTTACAAAAGTAGACGTGATTCAAATCACCCGGAAGGCAAGCAGCAAGCTGCTCCGCTAAAATCGTTGCGGGGACATTAATCTGTGAGTGTGGATAGTAAGGTAACTTCTGTATCTGTTCATAGACTGCATCTGCGATCTCCTGCCTGCCATAACCGACATTGACATTCCAGAGTGCTGAGTAAGCGTCTAAGTACTCACGTCCTTCTACGTCCACAACCGTTGTCCCATGTGCTGATTCAAGAACGGCTAACGCTGTTTCTTCAAGGCGTTGATGTTGAAACAACGGATGCCATACGTGTGCCTTATCGACTTGTCTATAATCTTTTGCCATATTTTTTCCTGTAGTAGTTATCAGTGTAATTAGTTGTCAGTTATCGGTTATCAGTTGTCAGTTTAAAGAGGACTCTGAGAAAACCAATATCTCTTAGGACTGACAACTGAAAGGATTTTTTCTAAGGAAAAAATCCGAACTGACTGCTGACGACGACTTTACCCGTTATCGGTTTGCCTCGCTGTGAGAGTTACATAGAGGTAGGTGCGGAAATGCCTAAAAGCGTCAGTCCATTTTTCAACACCGTTTGTACGCTCTGTATCAAGATAAGCCGTGCGTGCGTTTTTTCCATGTCTGCTGAATCCAGGACCCGATGTTGATTGTAGTAGGGATGAAAAATTCCCGACAGTTCATGTAGATAATGCGGGATGCGATGTGCCTCGCGCGCCTCCGCACTCAGCAGCACAATTGATGGGAATTCTGCTAATTTACGGATCAGTTCATGTTCCATCGGTTCACTCAGCCGTTTTAGGGAGACTTCTTCAATAGGTTTCGATGTAATTCCGTGTTCAACTCCTTGTTCAAAAATGCTACAGCATCGGGCATGGGCGTATTGGATATAGAAAACAGGGTTTTCGCTGGCGTGTGTGATTGCCAATTCCATATTGAAATCGAGGTGGCTGCTGTTGGCGCGCATGAGAAAAAAGTAGCGGGCGACATCCACTGCGAATTGCTCACCGACCGTCTCTGCCAGTTCGTCAATGAGTGTATCAAGTGTATAAAACTGTCCGCGCCGTTTTGACATATCTAACCGGTTGCCTTCTGCATTGACGAGATTGACTTGCTGAATGATGAAGATTTCGAGCCAGTCATCGGGCATACCGAGTCCCTTGACGAAATTTTTGAGGTGTGTAATATGTCCTTGATGGTCGGGTCCAAGCAGATCAATAACTGTCGTAAATCCCCTGTCAAATTTATCGCGGTGATAGGCAGCGTCGGGTACAAAATAAGTGTATTCACCGTCGCTCTTAATAACAACGCAATCCTTGTCGTCCCCAAAATCTGTCATCCGAAACCATGTTGCCCCTTCTGCTTCGTAAAGGTATCCGTTTTCGCGAAACACTTGAATAATTTCTTCTGGCTTCCTGCTGTCTCGGATCGCTTTCTCGCTTGACCAGACATCAAAATTGACCCCGAAACGTTCTAAAGAAGTCCTTTGTTGTCCTAAGATGTGTGCAATCCCTTTATCTCGAAAGAGTGCCACGCGTTCGTCTGTTTCAAGTTGAAGGCACGCATTCCCCTCGGTTTCAACAATAGTTTGCGCGAACGCTTGTAGGTATTCCCCTTGATACCCACCTTCTGGAATTTCTAACCCTTCTTCACCGAGTGCCTGCCGGTAGCGGACATCAATGGATTCACCGAGTCGTTGGACCTGACCCCCCGCATCGTTGACATAAAATTCACGGATTGCGTTATAACCTATTGCATTCAGGAGATTAACAAGCGTGTCGCCAACCGCTGCGGCGCGTCCGCTGACAATGTTAAGGGGACCCGTCGGGTTGGCACTAACGAACTCTATTTGGACTTGCTTTCCGGCACCTTTCTCGCAAGTGCCGTATGCCGACTGCCTTGCTGCGATTGTGTGAAGTGTGTCGTAGAGCCAATTGTCGGAGAGGTGGATATTGATGAAGCCTGCACCAGCGATGTCGATTTGGCGGATGATCGGATGTGCATCAGGATCTATGTGTGAAACAATTATCTCGGCTATGTTGCGCGGTGCCATCCGCGCCTGTTTTGCGAGTCCTAATGCAATCGGGGTGGCGATATCGCCGTGTTCAGGCGTTTTGGTGGGTGAAAACGGAATAGTGGGTGCTTCGGATATAGCGAGTTCGCCAGCATCGACTGCGGCGTGGATTGCCCCTTCTATAATATTGTAGACTTCTGTTTTAATTGTATCCATATCAGCAAATTAAGATGTATATCAGATAGTGTTTCGTATGAGGTTCAACATTTTTAACAATCAAAATTATATCACAATAAGGAGAACATGTCAAAATTCATTTTTCGGAGGAGAGGTTTTCGGTATACTTAAAGACGCGTATGCTATGTGTAAGGGCAAGCCTAATTTTCCACTTGTATTTTAAGGACTACACCTCTATACTGATGGAAAAGCGAACAGAAAGGAATAAAACAGTGCGAGTACTCATCATGTCGGATATGGAAGGTGTCAGCGGTATCGTCGTGTGGGATCAGGTGAGCGGTGGCGCGGCGATGTTTGAAGAAGGTCGGCACCTTTACACGGAAGAGATCAACGCAGCAGTGCGGGGCGCGAAAGCCGCTGGCGCGACGGAAGTTGTCGTTGTGGATTGCCACGGGGCGGGGAAAGGTTGGACCTTTAATTCGCTTATCCCTGACAAGATTCATCCAGATTGTGAATGGGTGGCACATCATGGATGGGGACGCTACGAGGATATGTGGAAAGACGGTTGTGATGCGTGCTTACTCATCGGTATGCATGCCCGTAACGGCACGCCTGATGGTGTGCTCTGCCATACCATCTCCAGTGTGCAATACCGGAACCTCTGGTTCAACGACGATTTGGTGGGTGAAACGGGGGTGAACGCTGCGCTCAACGGTGCCTATGGTGTTCCGATCGCGCTTGTTACAGGCGATGCGGCAGTCTGCCGAGAAGCGAAAGAACTCCTCGGCGATGATCTGCCCACGGTCGCTGTTAAACAAGGGTTAAGTCGATTTAGCGCACGACAACTTCCACCCGTCCGTGCCCGTCAATTGATTGAGAACGCAGCGAGAGATGCCCTCACAGATTTAACGCGGGTTAAGCCTTACGTCCCTGATGCCCCAACGACAATCAAAATCGAACTCGGAAGCGTAGATAAACTCGCAGAATTCAAGGGACGGTCAGGCGTTGAAATAACGGGACCTGTCAGCGTTGAAAGCCGAGCAAAAGATTGGTTGACGGCGTGGAACCAATTCTGGCCCTACGTCTAACCGGTTTTGTTGGGTTTATCTTCGTTCAACCCAACCTACAAGTTACAATTTAAGATTCGTCAAGGACATCAAGCGGATCGCCGGAAGCGTCTGCCCGTTCCAGAATTTCGACTTCGTAGCCATCCGGATCGGTGATGAACGCCATTTTCATGCCGCCGGATGTGAATTGCTCGCGCCATTCATCGGGCCAAATTTCCAATCCCGCTTTCTCTAACCCGTCACAAAATTCGACAATATCAGGGACACCGATAGCAAAGTGCATCAAGTCTTCTTGGACCTGAAGTTCAAAATCCGGTGAATAGGTTAGTTCCAATGTGTGTGCATTTCCCGGAAGTTCAAGATGTACGATCTGGTTGCCTGCCGGAGATTTATCGCTCCGACTGAGGACTTTAAATCCTAAGTGATCACAGTACCAGTCGATAGAACCGTCAAGATCGCTGACGCGAACCCGTGTATGTAAAAAAATTGCCATGTCAGGCTCCTTTTTGAGAATTATGGACACATAATAACATACTCGGTAGGTTTTGGCAAGAAATTTGCGCGTGTGTCCGTGCGATTTTTTAGTTGAAAATGAGAGGATTACCGTCTATAATGATGCTAAATTAAAAGGCAAGAAATCTCATACAACATGCCAACAAAGCGTTCCTATAAGTAAGGTACTCATAAATGACTCGAAAAACCGATAGACCTAATGTTCTCTTTATCATGTCGGACCAACACCGATATGATTATCTCGAAACTGCTGAAGATGCCCCTGCTGCCCTCAATACCCCGAACTTGCGAAGGTTAGCGGAAGCGGGAGTGAGTTTTCCGAATTGCACAGTGAACGCCCCCGTCTGTGCGCCATCACGCATTGCGCTCGCCTCCGGACTGCAACCGTCTCGACTCGGAGCGGTGGACAATGGAAGTTTTCTGCCCGCCACCGTGCCGACCTATTACCAACAGCTCCGCGACCACGGCTATCGTGTCGGATGTGTCGGCAAACTTGATCTTGCCAAACCCGACGGCTATAACGGACGCTACGGTGACCGTCCGCGCACCTACAGTTGGGGATTCACACATCCAGAGGAATGTGAAGGCAAGATGCACGCTGGTAGTTCGCCAACACCTATCGGTCCCTATACCCATTACCTTGAAGAGAAAGGGATGCTTAAGGCATTCCACGAAGACTATCGGAAACGCAGTAGCGGCGGTTGGATCAAAAACGGTTCCCACGATTCTGTCCTCTCTACGGAAGATTTTGCTGATACCTACATCGGCAGACGCGCAACCGAATTTATTGAGACCATTCCCGACGATTTCCCGTGGCACATGTTCGTCAGCTTCGTTGGACCGCATGATCCATTCGACCCGCCTACAGAATACGGTGATAAGTATCGGAATGAGGAGATGCCGCCTGCTATCGTTGATAATATGGACGGAAAGCCTGAATGGGTGAAACAACGCGTCGTTAATGTCAGTCCAGAAGATATTACTGTGACACGCCAACAGTACTGCGCCGCGACGGAACTCATTGATGACCAGATCGGCGAAATGCTGCGCGCGCTTGAACAGCGCGGGATGCTTGACAATACCTATATCATTTATTCAAGCGACCACGGTGAAATGCTCGGTGACCACGGGCTTTACACCAAAAGTGTCGCTTATGAAGCGTCGTTGCGCGTACCACTTCTTGTTGCTGGACCTGGTATTCCAAAAAATCAGATTTCAGACAGTTTGGTTGAGTTGATTGATCTGAACCCTACGATATGCGACTTCGCGGGTGTACCGGTGCTGCCTCGGATTGACGCACGCTCTATTGCCCCTCTGCTTCGGGGTGAAACGGAAACGCACCGCTCCGAAATGGTGAGTGCGCTCCGAAACTTTCGATGTATCCGAACGGCGACCCATAAACTTATCGAAAACTATAACGATGTGACCGAATTATACGATCTGGAAAACGATCCCGTAGAGTTACACAACATCGCACAATCAGAACGCAAAATTGCTGGAACACTCAAAGGACGTTTGGGCAGACGGTTCCGGTCTGAGTTAGTTTTTTAATTTACCTTGCGGAGTAACTCAGCAGGATTATTAATCAAGTGCCTGTCTTATAGTAAAATCGGAAAATATGTTTACACTTTTCCCCTTCGTAGGGGCTGGGTGACCCAGCCCCTACGAGTTACCGTGTGTGCAAATAATTATGGGATTTACTATAAATCTGAAGAAACACCCAAGCAAAAACACCCCTCTATTTCATTACGGGCTAAGTTTTCGCGGCAACCTAAAAATAGAAGAAGTTCCCCTATGCATACAAGCCACACTTATGATGCAAAACTTGCATATTACCACATCACACAACTCGCTTTTCCGAGATTGGTGGACAGCGTCGGTGAGGCAGAGGCACAAGACTATATCGTCGAGCAATTCACGGCGTTAGGACTCGATGTTTCATGGGAACCGTTCTCGTTTACAAAATTCCCCGCCGAGGTATTGCCGCGTATTCTCTCGATTCTCTTCGTGCCGGTCGTTTTATTTGTACCGTGGTTCGGTGAACGATTTCCAGTACTTCTATGCCTCGCTTGCTTACTGAGCCTTGCTATCGCGTTGTTTTTTACCCAATGGCAAAAGCGGCTTGAGGGGTTGTATAATGTCGGTAAGAGGTGTCGTACGGAGAACATCATCGCAAAAAATGGAGTGGAACAAGACGCTAATACCCCTGCTTTTTTGTTCGTCGCGCACTACGACTCCAAATCACAGGTATTGCCGATTGCTATGCGCGCAATATCTTATGGTATCGCGATTACCGGGCTTCTCGTATTGACAACTTTAATGCTCATTAAGCTCTTTGCCGCCGTTTGGTTGCCTAATTACATCGTCTGGGGGGTTGCGGGAATTACGAGTTTTTGCCTGTTGCTTTTGCAAATTAATGTGACACAGAACCGCTCTCCTGGCGGGTTTGATAACGCTTCGGGTGTTGGTGTTATGCTTGAGGTGGCACGCGTAGTGATGGCGCGCGCAACAAAAATACCCATAACGTTCCTCGCTACTGGCGCAGAAGAGTACGGCATGTGCGGCGCACTGCGCTATATCCAAACGCATGCCGATGAATATGACCGAGAAAATACTTACGTTATCAATTTAGACGGACTCGGCGTTGGAGACGGTGTTAATCTCGTTACGCGCTACGGAATTCCACCAACTCGCACGACGCGGTCACTATCAGACCTGTTTCGTACATCAGGTGAAGCACTCGGTATACAGGTTTCGGATCGTTATTTACCTATTGGTGTCGGATTGGATAGCATTCCGATTGCGAGCCGTGGATTTGAAACGGTTACATTAACGGCAAGAGGTGTGGGCAGTGTCGCTTTAAAGGTACACTCAAAACGGGATCGGAGCGAACTGCTCAATACGGAAAGTCTGCAACAGGTAGGTGAGTTAATTGTCGATGTCATTGAACGTACTTAAAAAAAGACTTCCAGTCACAGGTGTTATTCTCGCTGGTGGTAAGAGTCGGCGGATGGGACAGAATAAAGCGTTGATACAACTCGGCGACAGTCCGCTCATCGAACATGTTATCCACCGCATGCGCCTCATTGTTGACGAACTTCTGCTTATTACCAATACACCTGCTGAATATACGCACCTCGGTTTACCGATGCACAGTGATATAATTCCAGACACTGGCGCGTTGGGAGGTATCTATACCGGTTTGACGTACGCTTCGCATGATGTAGGGGTCTGTGTCGCATGTGATAGCCCGTTTTTACAACCGAAATTGCTCTCCTATCTCATCTCTATTTTAGGTGAATATGATGCTGTGATGCCTTATACGTACAGTCGTAACAAAGACATCGGGGTTACAAACCGCTCCCACAGCACTGATCAGATGATCCTTCAAACATTGTGTGCGGTATATTCTAAACGTTGCTTGCCTGTTATTGAACAGATGCTGAATGAACCCGACTTGCGCGTCTATGCGCTGCAGGAACGCGCGAATATCCTGACCGTTGCACCAGAAATTTGGAAAACCTACGATTCCAGAGGTCATTCATTTTTCAACGTTAACACACCAGAAGATTTTGAAAAAGCACAAACTCTACTATAATAGGACTTACGCAATTTTGATTTTAGCACACACTGTTAAGTAGGGTGCTTGGAAAAAACGCAGACGGTCTCTTGGCACAGGAGACTAACGGTTTCCTATGCTACAAAAGAGCAGCATGCCTAAGTCCTATATAAATCAAAATCACCTCCCGTGTAAGACCTATTTCAAAGAAAATTCTCTATGCCAACTGCTTTTTTGGAAAAAAATTTGCCGTTATGCAACCTTTTGCGCCTTGCATGTATCCTTATATCATAAGGGAATACCATTAGGAGGCACTTATGCAAAGTAACGATGTTACATTAATTCAACAGATTCTCAATGGCGATCAAAACGCGTTTACAGTGTTGGTAAAAAGGTATCAAAAGCAGATACACGCCTTTGCATGGCGGAAGTTGGGTGACTTCCATCTCGCCGAAGAGATTACGCAGGACACCTTTCTTAAGGTTTATCAACAACTTTGGACGCTCAGAGACCCAAATCGCTTCGGTGCATGGCTACATGCGATTGTCAGAAATTGCTGTTTAGCGTATTTACGAAAAACGCAGCAACCGATTGAATCTCTTGATACTATGCCTGAAGCGGAGATGGAAAGGGTTTCTTATAACCAATATCTTGAGGAACAGCGCGAGGGTATTGCGAATGAAACACGGGATAAAGTTGTAAAACACCTGCTCAACAAACTGTCTGAGAATGAACAGACTGTGATAACCCTTCACTATCTTGGTGATATGCGTTGTGAAGAGATTGGTAAGTTTTTGGATGTACCCTTGAATACGATTAAGAGCAGATTGCATCGGGCAAGAAAACGGTTAAGGGAGGAAGAATTGATGGTTCGCGAAACATTAGGTGGTTTTGAACTTCCAGAAAATCTGACGGAGAATATCATAGAGTGGATTCAGATGAATGAACCCGGGGTGGCGGCACCAGTAGGGACATTAACGAAAACCTCGGATGGGTCGCTCTATGCAGTGACGGGTTATGAGAGCATTTACAAATTACCTGCGGGTAAAAGCGAATGGCAACTTGTTAACTCGGATTTTTTGCGTCAAGAGACCACAAGCGATATTCCGATTGCGGAACACAATGGCACGCTTTATATCATTCCATCTGGAACGTTGTTTGCTTCAACGGATGGAGGCAAAACTTGGAATGCTATCGGGACTTGTCCAAATGGAGACGTGAGGGAATTGCTGATTACGGAAGATGCTTTTTACGTTGTCCTTAATAACGGTATTTTCCGATCTGATGACGGTGGAAATTCATGGAAAAATATGAATGAGGGTTTAGACAGCCGCTTCACACAGAAATCGGGAATTTATACATTACAGTTGAGCGAGGACACGCTGTTTGCCGGAACCTCTCTCGGAATCTACCGCTTCAAGACAGGAACTTGGGAACACCTACAGTTGCCGGTGGATAATACTGTGGTCGTGTGTTCTTTGGCGGTGTCTGAAGACAATATCTATGTCGCCGTAGAAGTAAATATAATGGAAGGTGCCGGAACACCAGAAGAAAATTACCATAATTTCTGTGACCTCAGTAAGGATTCATGGTGGGTATTCCGATCAACCGATGGTGGCGACTCTTGGACAGATATAACGCCTACG
This region of Candidatus Poribacteria bacterium genomic DNA includes:
- a CDS encoding MBL fold metallo-hydrolase, with the translated sequence MALLHCGNLTLEGKSSSAVATYVRVKELDLVFDLGRCPMNFIGIGNVFISHFHLDHYFGLPIYISQRWLSGIPPGNIYVPWKGSKQLMHILDRISALDTGRGWAYQITPVRIGEAIPFRQNLVAHILPGNHSVPAVSYLICEVRKKLKPEFQHLSGPDIVELKRSGVEVTTEVQLPLVAYLGDTRSIPIDAHPLLKQCKVLICECTFILPEHRTRAKKTMHLHLEMLPSMLADIESEHIVLTHFSRRYTPELIRQRIYNYLPPEERSRVQLFL
- the mtnP gene encoding S-methyl-5'-thioadenosine phosphorylase, with translation MRIGIIGGSGFYQMEGLTDIEEIEVETPFGKPSDALILGNLDGKPVVFLPRHGVGHRLLPSDINVRANIYALKTLGVEWLISVSAVGSLRQDIEPRHFVVPDQLYDHTKDRKSTFFGDGIAAHVSLAHPFCPQLSALLSTAATEVGTIVHNGGTYICMEGPAFSTQAESELYRHFGFDIIGMTAAPEAKLAREAEICYAVLACSTDYDCWHPEHDNVTTEMILDNVRFNVETSKKIVRAAVAKIPEEEGTCAYSNALQYALATHPDKISAAKRHQLKFLLDKYLA
- a CDS encoding aminotransferase, which gives rise to MAKDYRQVDKAHVWHPLFQHQRLEETALAVLESAHGTTVVDVEGREYLDAYSALWNVNVGYGRQEIADAVYEQIQKLPYYPHSQINVPATILAEQLAACLPGDLNHVYFCNSGSEANETAIKIARQYGRQTYPGENRYKIISRYRGYHGFTYGAMSATGQARRRKAFEPLVPGFPHAHPPYCYRCPIGLDASTCGIACADDIERIIQGEGPETVIAIIAEPIIGGGGAIVPPDEYLPKLRQICDDYGLLLILDEVITGFGRTGKMFACEHWDVQPDLITLAKGLTSGYLPLGACVASTKVFNAFLGDTDENREFAQVCTYGGHPVACAAGIANLKILQEERLWENAEKVGTHLLSKLETLCELPIVGHVRGKGLMIGVELIETDGSHLATAKTNLIVGQLREKGVIVGKIGHAVEEPENIIYIAPPLILTEVEADRIFKTLRQVLIQEEF
- the argS gene encoding arginine--tRNA ligase, yielding MDTIKTEVYNIIEGAIHAAVDAGELAISEAPTIPFSPTKTPEHGDIATPIALGLAKQARMAPRNIAEIIVSHIDPDAHPIIRQIDIAGAGFINIHLSDNWLYDTLHTIAARQSAYGTCEKGAGKQVQIEFVSANPTGPLNIVSGRAAAVGDTLVNLLNAIGYNAIREFYVNDAGGQVQRLGESIDVRYRQALGEEGLEIPEGGYQGEYLQAFAQTIVETEGNACLQLETDERVALFRDKGIAHILGQQRTSLERFGVNFDVWSSEKAIRDSRKPEEIIQVFRENGYLYEAEGATWFRMTDFGDDKDCVVIKSDGEYTYFVPDAAYHRDKFDRGFTTVIDLLGPDHQGHITHLKNFVKGLGMPDDWLEIFIIQQVNLVNAEGNRLDMSKRRGQFYTLDTLIDELAETVGEQFAVDVARYFFLMRANSSHLDFNMELAITHASENPVFYIQYAHARCCSIFEQGVEHGITSKPIEEVSLKRLSEPMEHELIRKLAEFPSIVLLSAEAREAHRIPHYLHELSGIFHPYYNQHRVLDSADMEKTHARLILIQSVQTVLKNGLTLLGISAPTSM
- a CDS encoding M55 family metallopeptidase, translating into MRVLIMSDMEGVSGIVVWDQVSGGAAMFEEGRHLYTEEINAAVRGAKAAGATEVVVVDCHGAGKGWTFNSLIPDKIHPDCEWVAHHGWGRYEDMWKDGCDACLLIGMHARNGTPDGVLCHTISSVQYRNLWFNDDLVGETGVNAALNGAYGVPIALVTGDAAVCREAKELLGDDLPTVAVKQGLSRFSARQLPPVRARQLIENAARDALTDLTRVKPYVPDAPTTIKIELGSVDKLAEFKGRSGVEITGPVSVESRAKDWLTAWNQFWPYV
- a CDS encoding VOC family protein, giving the protein MAIFLHTRVRVSDLDGSIDWYCDHLGFKVLSRSDKSPAGNQIVHLELPGNAHTLELTYSPDFELQVQEDLMHFAIGVPDIVEFCDGLEKAGLEIWPDEWREQFTSGGMKMAFITDPDGYEVEILERADASGDPLDVLDES
- a CDS encoding sulfatase-like hydrolase/transferase, encoding MTRKTDRPNVLFIMSDQHRYDYLETAEDAPAALNTPNLRRLAEAGVSFPNCTVNAPVCAPSRIALASGLQPSRLGAVDNGSFLPATVPTYYQQLRDHGYRVGCVGKLDLAKPDGYNGRYGDRPRTYSWGFTHPEECEGKMHAGSSPTPIGPYTHYLEEKGMLKAFHEDYRKRSSGGWIKNGSHDSVLSTEDFADTYIGRRATEFIETIPDDFPWHMFVSFVGPHDPFDPPTEYGDKYRNEEMPPAIVDNMDGKPEWVKQRVVNVSPEDITVTRQQYCAATELIDDQIGEMLRALEQRGMLDNTYIIYSSDHGEMLGDHGLYTKSVAYEASLRVPLLVAGPGIPKNQISDSLVELIDLNPTICDFAGVPVLPRIDARSIAPLLRGETETHRSEMVSALRNFRCIRTATHKLIENYNDVTELYDLENDPVELHNIAQSERKIAGTLKGRLGRRFRSELVF
- a CDS encoding M28 family peptidase, coding for MHTSHTYDAKLAYYHITQLAFPRLVDSVGEAEAQDYIVEQFTALGLDVSWEPFSFTKFPAEVLPRILSILFVPVVLFVPWFGERFPVLLCLACLLSLAIALFFTQWQKRLEGLYNVGKRCRTENIIAKNGVEQDANTPAFLFVAHYDSKSQVLPIAMRAISYGIAITGLLVLTTLMLIKLFAAVWLPNYIVWGVAGITSFCLLLLQINVTQNRSPGGFDNASGVGVMLEVARVVMARATKIPITFLATGAEEYGMCGALRYIQTHADEYDRENTYVINLDGLGVGDGVNLVTRYGIPPTRTTRSLSDLFRTSGEALGIQVSDRYLPIGVGLDSIPIASRGFETVTLTARGVGSVALKVHSKRDRSELLNTESLQQVGELIVDVIERT
- a CDS encoding molybdenum cofactor guanylyltransferase, with the translated sequence MSLNVLKKRLPVTGVILAGGKSRRMGQNKALIQLGDSPLIEHVIHRMRLIVDELLLITNTPAEYTHLGLPMHSDIIPDTGALGGIYTGLTYASHDVGVCVACDSPFLQPKLLSYLISILGEYDAVMPYTYSRNKDIGVTNRSHSTDQMILQTLCAVYSKRCLPVIEQMLNEPDLRVYALQERANILTVAPEIWKTYDSRGHSFFNVNTPEDFEKAQTLL